From the Vanessa cardui chromosome 18, ilVanCard2.1, whole genome shotgun sequence genome, one window contains:
- the LOC124537508 gene encoding enhancer of mRNA-decapping protein 3, with amino-acid sequence MSKWIGYAVSVNCGDPLGCYQGTILEADGTTITLTKAFRNGFPYPKSQVTLNAADIKDLKIIEEATSKPAEQTHSTVAVTKNNKKGQRATVCENLQANPSHSGNQQNVSNITNKSAPSRGALPVPTRSKPIDIQPTRSNKNNHSGSYGNTGSTPKGRSGPFHEKARRRNEACFGDTADPALDDDFDFEGNLALFDKQALWEEMRSAARPDVVRAADEAARFRHDENVLGAAPALPAIRLPDELRGPVVYSADDGRRVPSAAPRLRRDFWDAMRRCGLLDGALTLLARAAADVALRLAGGGRRLEARNAHQAPVAVVLAGAHRLGAAGLEAARVLAAHGVRAHVLLAGGAGGAGECAALRRERGALALCGVAAHASAAALPAPDVVLLALYDPLLDDAQERHAAALAWVRGARAAVVAVEPPGAGWDGVCARASLLAGLPAALPPALGRVYLANVAPPASLFRELRVAYRPPFGAASVLALD; translated from the exons ATGTCAAAGTGGATTGGTTACGCCGTGTCCGTCAACTGTGGTGACCCATTGGGCTGCTATCAGGGTACAATATTAGAAGCCGACGGTACAACAATCACACTGACAAAAGCATTTAGAAACGGCTTTCCTTACCCTAAATCACAAGTCACTTTAAA cgCAGCTGATATTAAGGATCTGAAAATAATTGAGGAAGCAACATCAAAACCGGCTGAACAGACACACAGTACAGTAGCTGtaacaaagaataataaaaagggTCAAAGAGCCACTGTTTGTGAAAACTTGCAAGCCAATCCGTCACACTCCG GTAATCAGCAGAATGTAAGCAATATTACTAATAAGAGTGCACCTTCCCGAGGTGCGCTGCCCGTGCCCACTCGCAGTAAGCCTATTGACATACAGCCCACGAGAAGTAACAAAAACAATCATTCAG gaAGTTATGGCAATACAGGCTCTACACCTAAAGGTCGAAGTGGCCCCTTTCATGAGAAAGCACGACGTCGGAACGAGGCCTGTTTTGGAGATACGGCCGACCCCGCTCTCGATGATGACTTTGACTTCGAGGGCAACCTTGCTCTCTTCGACAAacaa GCGCTGTGGGAGGAGATGCGCTCGGCGGCGCGGCCCGACGTCGTGCGCGCCGCGGACGAGGCGGCGCGCTTCCGCCACGACGAGAACGTGCTGGGAGCCGCGCCCGCCCTGCCCGCCATCCGCCTGCCCGACGAGCTGCGCGGGCCCGTCGTGTACAGCGCCGACGACGGCCGCCGCGTGCCCTCCGCCGCGCCGCGCCTGCGCAGGGACTTCTGGGACGCCATGCGGCGCTGCGGCCTGCTCGACGGCGCGCTCACGCTGCtggcgcgcgccgccgccgacgTGGCGCTGCGCCTCGCGGGCGGCGGCCGGCGCCTCGAGGCGCGCAACGCGCACCAGGCGCCCGTGGCCGTCGTGCTGGCGGGCGCGCACCGCCTGGGCGCCGCGGGGCTGGAGGCGGCGCGCGTGCTGGCGGCGCACGGCGTGCGCGCGCACGTGCTgctggcgggcggcgcgggcggcgcgggcgagTGCGCGGCGCTGCGGCGCGAGCGGGGCGCGCTGGCGCTGTGCGGCGTGGCGGCGCACGCGAGCGCGGCGGCGCTGCCGGCGCCCGACGTGGTGCTGCTGGCGCTGTACGACCCGCTGCTGGACGACGCGCAGGAGCGGCACGCGGCGGCGCTGGCGTGggtgcgcggcgcgcgcgcggccgTGGTGGCGGTGGAGCCGCCGGGCGCGGGCTGGGACGGCGTGTGCGCGCGCGCCTCGCTGCTGGCGGGGCTGCCGGCCGCGCTGCCGCCGGCGCTGGGCCGCGTGTACCTGGCCAACGTGGCGCCGCCCGCCAGCCTGTTCCGCGAGCTGCGCGTGGCGTACCGCCCGCCCTTCGGCGCCGCCTCGGTGCTGGCGCTCGACTGA